One region of Cyanobium sp. M30B3 genomic DNA includes:
- a CDS encoding glycosyltransferase, translated as MRLPWAVLLLALLTARYLHWRVTATLNLDTPLAASLSVLLLLAELWLLAHGFLQLLFSLAPEAGGTPDREAGGDQAHPGALPWVDVLVPSYGEPLEVVERCLRGCRSLSYPHARVWLLDDAGRSELAALAGRLGCLYSSREQRDHAKAGNLNHVLPRLEGELIAVFDADVVPVQPFLERTVPPFDDPQVGLVQTPQTYMNADPVIRNLGLERWLMADEESFYRWIEPVRQRLGAVVCAGTSFVVRRQALLAVGGFETGTPSEDLATGIRLTAAGWRLLFLPEKLSAGLAPLTLAALARQRCRWASGTLHTLRTGANPLRIPGLNPLQRLAFLEGILHWLNVLPQLVLVLMPLSLGVLGVAPLRVSGAGLLTMALPLVLAQLLLARWFSAHSRTALMPELYRWVVLVPLTWTVVSTLLGRTQPFRVTPKDLPSRRGSGAEQRLLLPLLGLLSLQGMALLNLVPLVRGTARISLAPVSASTLAVGMSWALLNALLLLAALRCCRDRPRSSATPWLAWRQPVLLNGQPAELSAISEEGLELRLGGDPAARPWEPEGTELQLSLAHRNWPVRVAARSGSRLGCAWGTLDEHQQRRLHQLLYQRSGQWPRRRAPAEPLALAATVLRLLRPMPPETWFQRSLMPVLGPSGTDQPSRMGLIRVGSASPCDRPCS; from the coding sequence ATGCGCCTCCCCTGGGCCGTGCTGCTGCTGGCCCTGCTCACGGCCCGCTACCTGCACTGGCGGGTCACAGCCACCCTCAACCTGGACACGCCCCTGGCGGCCAGCCTGAGCGTGCTGTTGCTGCTGGCCGAACTCTGGCTCCTGGCCCATGGCTTCCTGCAGCTCCTGTTCAGCCTGGCGCCGGAGGCCGGCGGCACTCCGGACAGGGAAGCGGGCGGTGATCAGGCCCATCCCGGGGCCCTGCCCTGGGTGGATGTGCTGGTGCCCAGCTACGGCGAACCGCTGGAGGTGGTGGAGCGCTGCCTGCGCGGCTGCCGCTCGCTCAGCTACCCCCACGCGCGGGTGTGGCTGCTCGATGACGCAGGCCGCTCCGAACTGGCAGCACTGGCCGGGCGGCTGGGTTGCCTCTACAGCAGCCGCGAACAGCGCGACCACGCCAAGGCCGGCAATCTCAACCATGTGCTGCCCCGGCTGGAGGGGGAGCTGATCGCCGTGTTCGATGCGGACGTGGTGCCCGTGCAGCCGTTTCTGGAGCGGACGGTACCCCCCTTCGACGATCCGCAGGTGGGGCTGGTGCAGACACCCCAGACCTACATGAATGCCGACCCGGTGATCCGCAACCTGGGGCTGGAGCGCTGGCTCATGGCGGACGAGGAGAGCTTCTACCGCTGGATCGAGCCGGTGCGCCAGCGGCTGGGGGCGGTGGTCTGTGCCGGCACCTCGTTCGTGGTGCGGCGGCAGGCGCTGCTGGCGGTGGGAGGCTTCGAGACGGGCACCCCGTCGGAAGATCTCGCCACCGGCATCCGGCTCACGGCCGCCGGCTGGCGCCTGCTGTTCCTGCCCGAGAAGCTCAGTGCCGGCCTCGCCCCGCTCACCCTGGCGGCCCTGGCCCGCCAGCGCTGCCGCTGGGCCAGCGGCACCCTGCACACCCTGCGCACCGGCGCCAACCCGCTGCGGATCCCGGGCCTGAATCCCCTGCAGCGGCTGGCTTTTCTTGAGGGCATCCTGCACTGGCTGAACGTGCTGCCCCAGCTGGTGCTGGTGCTGATGCCCCTGAGCCTGGGGGTGCTGGGGGTGGCGCCCCTGCGGGTGAGCGGCGCGGGGCTGCTCACGATGGCCCTGCCGCTGGTGCTGGCCCAGCTGCTGCTGGCCCGCTGGTTCAGCGCCCACAGCCGCACCGCCCTGATGCCGGAGCTCTACCGCTGGGTGGTGCTGGTGCCGCTCACCTGGACCGTGGTCTCCACCCTGCTGGGGCGGACGCAGCCATTCCGGGTCACGCCGAAAGACCTGCCCAGCCGCCGGGGCAGCGGGGCGGAACAGCGCTTGCTGCTGCCCCTGCTGGGGCTGCTCAGCCTGCAGGGCATGGCTCTGCTGAACCTGGTGCCCCTGGTGCGGGGCACGGCCCGGATCAGCCTGGCGCCGGTCTCGGCGAGCACTCTGGCGGTGGGCATGAGCTGGGCCCTGCTCAATGCCCTGCTGCTGCTGGCAGCCCTGCGTTGCTGCCGCGACCGTCCCCGCAGCAGCGCCACCCCCTGGCTGGCCTGGCGCCAGCCGGTGCTGCTGAACGGCCAACCGGCCGAACTCAGCGCCATCAGCGAGGAGGGCCTGGAGCTGCGGCTGGGGGGCGATCCCGCAGCCCGGCCCTGGGAGCCGGAGGGCACGGAGCTCCAGCTCAGCCTGGCCCACCGCAACTGGCCCGTGCGGGTCGCCGCCCGCTCCGGCTCACGCCTGGGCTGCGCCTGGGGCACGTTGGATGAACACCAGCAACGGCGGCTGCATCAGCTGCTCTACCAGCGCAGCGGTCAGTGGCCCCGCCGCCGGGCACCCGCCGAGCCGCTGGCCCTGGCGGCCACCGTGCTGCGACTGCTGCGGCCGATGCCCCCGGAGACCTGGTTTCAGCGCAGCCTGATGCCGGTTCTGGGGCCGAGCGGCACTGATCAACCAAGCCGTATGGGCCTGATCAGAGTGGGCTCAGCATCCCCTTGCGATCGGCCATGTTCCTGA
- a CDS encoding acetyltransferase has translation MFLKIRHDDDTSLVEVLSLQQLFDPFAASVQGRLHAGEELQDPAALNKAELIFPSGEPLPRCWLDPHYGS, from the coding sequence ATGTTCCTGAAAATCCGCCACGACGACGACACCAGCCTGGTGGAGGTGCTCAGCCTGCAGCAGCTGTTTGACCCCTTCGCCGCCAGCGTGCAGGGCCGGCTGCATGCGGGTGAGGAACTCCAGGATCCGGCCGCCCTCAACAAGGCGGAACTGATCTTTCCCTCGGGCGAGCCCCTGCCCCGCTGCTGGCTGGATCCGCACTACGGCTCCTGA
- a CDS encoding HlyC/CorC family transporter: MPIPLLQDILIILVLILANGLFSGTELAIVSARRHRLEQFAQQGRRSARVALRLAESPNQFLSTVQIGITLIGILTGAVGGATIADRLDGLFSRLPVLAGYSEALSFALVVAGITFLSVVIGELVPKRLALANPERLACAMAPLMAAISRGSAPLVHLLSSSTDAFLALLGVSGSGEPTITEDEIRAMIRQGADTGVFEAAEHDMVQRVLRLGDRTIKSLMTPRTAIRWLDLEDPLEQSLQAALASPHSRFPVGDGSLDQCLGVVSVRNLLAARIAGGPVDLRQLVQPPLHVAETARALAVLEQFKRTGVHIALVSDEFGGVEGLVTLNNLMEGIVGDLPSVEEQDKPQIATREDGSWLVDGGLDLDAFTDLIGRDIFGADAQGSYHTLAGFVMHRLERIPREADQLEWQGYCFEVVDMDGNRVDKLLVRPMASAQEP; the protein is encoded by the coding sequence ATGCCCATTCCGTTGCTGCAGGACATTCTCATCATCTTGGTGTTGATCCTGGCCAATGGTCTGTTCTCCGGCACGGAACTGGCGATCGTTTCCGCCCGCCGTCACCGACTGGAGCAGTTCGCCCAGCAGGGACGGCGCTCGGCCCGGGTGGCCCTGCGGCTGGCGGAATCGCCCAACCAGTTCCTCTCCACTGTGCAGATCGGCATCACCCTGATCGGCATCCTCACCGGTGCCGTCGGTGGCGCCACCATCGCCGATCGGCTGGATGGGCTGTTCAGCCGGTTGCCCGTGCTGGCGGGCTACAGCGAAGCCCTCAGTTTCGCCCTGGTGGTGGCTGGAATCACCTTTCTCTCGGTGGTGATCGGCGAGCTGGTGCCCAAGCGTCTGGCCCTGGCCAACCCGGAGCGCCTGGCCTGTGCCATGGCCCCCCTGATGGCCGCCATCTCCCGCGGCAGCGCCCCCCTGGTGCATCTGCTGAGCAGCTCCACCGATGCCTTCCTGGCGCTGCTGGGGGTGAGCGGCAGCGGCGAGCCCACCATCACCGAGGACGAGATCAGGGCGATGATCCGCCAGGGGGCGGACACGGGCGTGTTCGAGGCGGCGGAACACGACATGGTGCAACGGGTGCTGCGCCTCGGTGATCGCACGATCAAGAGCCTGATGACGCCGCGCACGGCCATCCGCTGGCTGGATCTGGAGGATCCCCTGGAGCAGAGCCTGCAGGCGGCGCTGGCCAGCCCCCACAGCCGTTTTCCCGTGGGCGACGGCAGCCTCGACCAATGCCTCGGCGTGGTGAGCGTGCGCAACCTGCTGGCAGCCAGGATCGCCGGCGGCCCGGTGGACCTGCGCCAGCTGGTGCAGCCACCGCTCCATGTGGCCGAAACCGCCAGGGCCCTGGCCGTGCTCGAGCAGTTCAAGCGCACGGGGGTGCACATTGCCCTTGTGAGCGATGAATTCGGCGGGGTGGAGGGTCTGGTCACCCTCAACAACCTGATGGAGGGGATCGTGGGCGACCTTCCCTCCGTGGAGGAGCAGGACAAGCCCCAGATCGCCACCCGGGAGGATGGATCGTGGCTTGTGGATGGCGGGCTGGACCTCGATGCCTTCACCGATCTGATCGGCCGTGACATCTTCGGGGCGGATGCCCAGGGCAGCTACCACACCCTGGCTGGCTTTGTGATGCATCGCCTCGAGCGCATTCCGCGGGAAGCCGATCAACTGGAGTGGCAGGGCTATTGCTTCGAGGTGGTGGACATGGACGGCAACCGGGTGGACAAGCTGCTGGTGCGGCCCATGGCCAGCGCTCAGGAGCCGTAG
- a CDS encoding calcium/sodium antiporter, with the protein MAPSLVSALQILVGIALLFGGGELFVAGSVALSLMFGIPQIVIGLTVVSLGTSAPELFVSLISTIQGNVGLAGADNLAVSNVVGSNIFNVLVVLGLCALVVPLRVLSRLVRRDVPLLLGVSMVVWGMASSGRVTWQSGAALLLVLVMTVLWELRTARENPEEEGNEIDTDGAASPPVAALKLAAGLGLLVGGSQLLVQGATSAALALGVSTTVIGLTIVSAGTSMPELITSVVAAYRGKADLAIGNVIGSNLLNQLLILGLCATVSGGRGLGVDAVMIQRDLPIMVLTTLACLPIFWTGGVITRQEGGLLLFLYAAYLMEQLLLNVVPDLSDEFRLIALVVVAPAVLIFLVWQMLAWREHRQRA; encoded by the coding sequence ATGGCGCCTTCTCTTGTCAGTGCCCTCCAGATCCTGGTCGGCATCGCCCTGCTGTTCGGCGGTGGAGAGCTGTTTGTGGCCGGGTCCGTGGCCCTCTCGCTGATGTTCGGCATCCCCCAGATCGTGATCGGCCTCACGGTGGTGTCGCTCGGCACCAGCGCGCCTGAGCTGTTCGTGAGCCTGATCTCCACGATTCAGGGCAACGTCGGCCTGGCTGGCGCGGACAACCTGGCGGTGAGCAACGTGGTGGGGAGCAACATCTTCAATGTGCTCGTGGTGCTGGGGCTCTGTGCCCTGGTGGTGCCCCTGCGGGTGCTGAGCCGCCTGGTGCGGCGGGATGTGCCCCTGCTGCTGGGCGTGTCGATGGTGGTGTGGGGGATGGCCTCCAGCGGCCGGGTCACCTGGCAGTCGGGCGCAGCCCTGCTCCTGGTGCTGGTGATGACTGTGCTGTGGGAGCTGCGCACCGCCCGGGAGAATCCCGAGGAGGAGGGCAACGAGATCGACACGGATGGGGCCGCATCCCCTCCGGTGGCCGCCCTCAAGCTGGCGGCCGGCCTGGGGTTGCTGGTGGGCGGCTCCCAGCTGCTCGTGCAGGGCGCCACCAGCGCGGCCCTGGCGCTGGGGGTGAGCACCACCGTGATCGGGCTCACGATTGTGTCGGCGGGCACCTCGATGCCGGAGCTGATCACCTCCGTGGTGGCGGCCTATCGGGGCAAGGCGGATCTGGCGATCGGCAACGTGATCGGCAGCAATCTGCTCAACCAGCTGCTGATTCTGGGCCTGTGTGCCACCGTTTCCGGAGGTCGCGGCCTGGGCGTGGATGCGGTGATGATCCAGCGCGATCTGCCGATCATGGTGCTCACCACCCTGGCCTGCCTGCCGATCTTCTGGACCGGTGGGGTGATCACACGCCAGGAGGGCGGGTTGCTCCTGTTCCTCTACGCGGCCTATCTGATGGAGCAGCTTCTTCTCAACGTGGTGCCCGATCTCTCTGATGAGTTCCGCCTTATTGCCCTGGTTGTTGTAGCGCCGGCGGTGTTGATCTTTCTGGTCTGGCAGATGCTGGCCTGGCGTGAACACAGGCAGCGCGCCTGA
- a CDS encoding NAD(P)H-dependent oxidoreductase, with the protein MPIAVQELLAAQRWRYATKTFDASRRIPAAQWQALEDCLVLSPSSYGLQPWKFLVIDDPALRQELRPHSWNQSQITDCSHLVVLLAQRTITAADADRFVAATAAARGQELSSLDTYRQMIQVDLIDGPRAAEIERWASNQLYIALGNLMTSAALLGIDTCPIEGFSPAEYDRILGLEGSPYRSRVVCACGYRAADDKYATLAKVRYPASDLIEHR; encoded by the coding sequence ATGCCGATCGCGGTTCAGGAGCTGCTCGCCGCCCAGCGCTGGCGCTACGCCACCAAGACTTTTGATGCCAGTCGCCGAATCCCCGCCGCTCAGTGGCAGGCCTTGGAGGACTGCCTGGTGCTCAGCCCTTCCTCCTACGGGCTGCAGCCGTGGAAGTTCCTGGTGATCGACGATCCGGCCCTGCGCCAGGAGCTGCGCCCCCACTCCTGGAACCAGAGCCAGATCACCGACTGCTCCCACCTGGTGGTGCTGCTGGCCCAGCGCACGATCACCGCCGCCGATGCCGACCGCTTCGTGGCCGCAACAGCCGCTGCCCGCGGCCAGGAGCTCTCCAGCCTGGACACCTACCGCCAGATGATCCAGGTGGACCTGATCGATGGCCCCCGAGCCGCCGAGATCGAGCGCTGGGCCAGCAACCAGCTCTACATCGCCCTGGGCAACCTGATGACCTCCGCCGCCCTGCTCGGCATTGACACCTGCCCGATCGAGGGCTTCTCGCCGGCCGAGTACGACCGCATCCTCGGCCTCGAGGGCAGCCCCTACCGCAGCCGGGTGGTGTGCGCCTGCGGTTACCGCGCCGCCGACGACAAGTACGCCACCCTGGCCAAGGTGCGCTATCCCGCCAGCGACCTGATCGAACACCGCTGA
- a CDS encoding RNA-binding protein — MTIYVGNLSFDAEVEDLQQLFAEYGSVRKCTLPLDRETGRKRGFAFIEMAEANDETKAIDDLQDVEWMGRMIRVNKAEPRPASGGGGGRW; from the coding sequence ATGACCATTTACGTGGGCAACCTCTCCTTCGATGCCGAAGTGGAGGACCTTCAGCAACTGTTCGCCGAGTACGGCTCGGTGCGCAAGTGCACCCTCCCCCTCGACCGGGAAACCGGCCGCAAGCGCGGCTTCGCCTTCATCGAAATGGCGGAAGCCAACGATGAAACCAAGGCCATCGACGACCTCCAGGACGTCGAGTGGATGGGCCGGATGATCCGGGTGAACAAGGCCGAGCCCCGTCCGGCCTCCGGCGGCGGTGGCGGTCGCTGGTAA
- a CDS encoding S-(hydroxymethyl)glutathione dehydrogenase/class III alcohol dehydrogenase yields the protein MRSRAAVAWAPGEPLEVTEIEVAPPRAGEVLLRVVATGVCHTDAYTLSGADPEGLFPAVLGHEGGAIVEEVGPGVTSVAVGDHVIPLYTPECGTCKFCRSGRTNLCQAIRTTQGQGVMPDGTSRFSKGGRMLHHYMGTSTFSEYTVLPEIAVARINREAPLEKVCLLGCGVTTGIGAVRNTAKVEPGSTVAVFGLGGIGLAVVIGAVMAGASRIIGIDVNPEKFAIARQLGATDCINPRDFDAPIQQVIIDLTDGGVDYSFECIGNVEVMRAALESCHKGWGESTIIGVAGAGQEISTRPFQLVTGRVWRGSAFGGVRGRSELPGFVEKFQQGLIPLDTFITHTMGLEQINHAFALMHEGKSIRSVIHF from the coding sequence ATCCGCTCCCGCGCCGCCGTTGCCTGGGCCCCAGGTGAGCCCCTGGAGGTCACCGAGATCGAGGTGGCGCCGCCCCGGGCCGGGGAGGTGCTGCTGCGGGTGGTTGCCACCGGCGTGTGCCACACCGACGCCTACACCCTCTCGGGCGCCGATCCGGAGGGCCTGTTCCCGGCCGTGCTCGGCCATGAGGGCGGCGCCATCGTGGAGGAGGTGGGGCCCGGCGTGACCTCCGTGGCCGTGGGCGACCACGTGATCCCCCTCTACACGCCGGAATGCGGCACCTGCAAGTTCTGCCGCTCCGGCAGGACCAACCTCTGCCAGGCGATCCGCACCACCCAGGGCCAGGGGGTGATGCCCGATGGCACCAGCCGCTTCTCCAAAGGCGGCCGGATGCTGCACCACTACATGGGCACCTCCACCTTCTCGGAGTACACCGTGCTGCCCGAGATCGCCGTGGCCAGGATCAACCGGGAGGCGCCCCTGGAGAAGGTGTGCCTGCTGGGCTGCGGCGTGACCACCGGCATCGGCGCCGTGCGCAACACCGCCAAGGTGGAGCCGGGCAGCACTGTGGCGGTGTTCGGCCTGGGGGGCATCGGCCTGGCGGTGGTGATCGGCGCGGTGATGGCCGGGGCGTCACGGATCATCGGCATCGATGTGAACCCGGAGAAATTCGCCATCGCCCGCCAGCTGGGCGCCACCGACTGCATCAATCCGCGCGACTTCGACGCGCCGATCCAGCAGGTGATCATCGACCTCACCGATGGCGGCGTGGATTACTCCTTTGAATGCATCGGCAACGTGGAGGTGATGCGCGCCGCCCTGGAGAGCTGCCACAAGGGCTGGGGCGAATCCACGATCATCGGCGTGGCCGGCGCAGGCCAGGAGATCAGCACCAGGCCCTTCCAGCTGGTGACCGGTCGGGTGTGGCGCGGTTCGGCCTTCGGCGGTGTGCGCGGCCGCAGCGAACTGCCGGGCTTCGTGGAGAAGTTCCAGCAGGGCCTGATCCCCCTCGACACCTTCATCACCCACACAATGGGGCTCGAGCAGATCAACCACGCCTTTGCGCTGATGCACGAGGGCAAGAGCATCCGCTCGGTGATCCATTTCTGA
- the fghA gene encoding S-formylglutathione hydrolase, which yields MELLTESRCFGGLNRRYRFRSEALAGDTTVGVFLPPQALEGQPVPALYWLSGLTCTDENFLQKAGAQRLAAALGLALVAPDTSPRGADVPGDPEGSWDFGHGAGFYVDASEAPWSRHYRMQSYVAVELPELLEAQLPLDPTRRGISGHSMGGHGALVTAMRHPGRYRSVSAFAPIANPTRCPWGRKAFGYLLGGDGQGWQAWDASALLAAGRGPQGPDGELLFVLVDQGSADDFLETQLHPHALEAAAAASGHPLLLRRQPGYDHSYFFVASFIDDHLRHHAAGARINPAAET from the coding sequence ATGGAGCTGCTCACGGAATCCCGCTGCTTCGGCGGCCTCAACCGCCGCTACCGCTTCCGTTCCGAAGCCCTGGCGGGCGACACCACGGTGGGCGTGTTCCTGCCGCCCCAGGCCCTGGAGGGCCAGCCGGTGCCCGCGCTGTACTGGCTATCGGGCCTCACCTGCACGGACGAGAACTTCCTGCAGAAGGCGGGCGCCCAGCGGCTGGCCGCCGCGCTGGGGCTGGCCCTGGTGGCCCCGGACACCAGCCCCCGCGGCGCCGACGTACCGGGCGACCCGGAGGGAAGCTGGGACTTCGGCCACGGCGCCGGCTTCTACGTGGATGCCAGCGAGGCGCCCTGGAGCCGCCACTACCGGATGCAGAGCTACGTGGCCGTGGAGCTGCCGGAGCTGCTGGAGGCCCAGCTGCCCCTGGATCCCACCCGGCGCGGCATCAGCGGCCACTCGATGGGGGGCCATGGCGCCCTGGTCACGGCGATGCGCCATCCGGGACGCTACCGCTCGGTGTCGGCCTTCGCACCGATCGCCAACCCCACGCGCTGCCCCTGGGGCCGCAAGGCGTTCGGCTATCTGCTCGGCGGCGACGGCCAGGGCTGGCAGGCCTGGGATGCCAGCGCCCTGCTGGCCGCCGGCCGGGGGCCCCAGGGCCCCGATGGCGAGCTGCTGTTCGTGCTGGTGGACCAGGGCAGCGCCGACGACTTCCTGGAGACCCAGCTGCACCCCCATGCCCTGGAAGCAGCCGCCGCTGCCAGTGGCCATCCCCTGCTGCTGCGCCGCCAGCCGGGCTACGACCACAGCTATTTCTTCGTAGCCAGCTTCATCGACGACCATCTGCGCCACCACGCCGCCGGTGCCCGGATCAACCCGGCCGCCGAAACCTGA